The Candidatus Neomarinimicrobiota bacterium region GCTTGAAGCCTGCGGCAGCGATTTTTCGGGCATCTTTTTGGGCTTGGCGGGTGAAGGCGAGCCGCCAGCTCACCAGCCCGGTTCCCCGGCGGTCTCCTCAAGGGGCGTCGCCAGCCCTGCACGGATGGACTCTCGCATCCCTGGAATGGTGACAAGATGCAGCGTCTCCTGAAGGGCCAGCCAGTCCTCCTCGCTGATGAGCACGGCGTTGCTGCGCTTGCCGGTCACCAGCACCGGTTCGTGGTTCTCGGCCGCCTCATCGATAAGCCGGTAAAGGTTGTTGCGGGCCTGGGTGACGGTGATGGATTTCATAATCAGTTTCGGC contains the following coding sequences:
- a CDS encoding type II toxin-antitoxin system Phd/YefM family antitoxin produces the protein MKSITVTQARNNLYRLIDEAAENHEPVLVTGKRSNAVLISEEDWLALQETLHLVTIPGMRESIRAGLATPLEETAGEPGW